In Lotus japonicus ecotype B-129 chromosome 5, LjGifu_v1.2, one genomic interval encodes:
- the LOC130720482 gene encoding uncharacterized protein LOC130720482, translating to MDSKGSKLHVLGGSIARRVFFRALFLAAAVSIVSLLRTLPTIDFASFAPTTRVDCVANGGSDDSASKNDTLVPGSYLFQARILNSFWGSFDTSLYCKRDANLTSNVVTELMGKQLLKYGAESLCIGEESHSSVSEMQHLGFSSVRGLQKTSLFSINKKKIVYELHYRDHFFDFVFSKDVDKVYVPALLVLEVERVLKPGGIGALLVRGGESNDSSSTSHIELMKSAKSSSIVHFGYVNEHSLVVFKKRSEIESGKNTSFFFYHHGLPADCASVTFTKPLIETMEPLVEERATSPEYDQISTSYLPKFMDLSNRKRLVYVNIGVEESVPNANVTDWFPPSYPIDHKAFNVYFVHYNTSILLSYVKQPRVTFVYHPGLAGKAALAGAGVAKPGLDPFLGEEEFDFHAWFKETVQNADFVVLKMNAGEVEMKFLWDVFESGAICFVDELFLSCSESGDGERSRERCMDVYRGLRNNGVYVHQWWDTKLHQGTYMS from the coding sequence ATGGATTCAAAGGGCTCCAAGCTCCATGTTCTTGGAGGGTCAATAGCAAGACGAGTGTTCTTCCGTGCATTGTTTCTCGCCGCCGCAGTTTCCATCGTTTCTCTGCTCCGCACTCTCCCCACCATCGATTTTGCATCCTTTGCTCCGACCACCCGCGTTGACTGTGTTGCCAACGGTGGTTCAGACGATTCAGCTTCCAAAAACGACACTTTAGTACCCGGTTCCTACTTGTTCCAGGCTCGGATTCTCAATTCCTTTTGGGGTTCCTTTGATACCTCCCTGTATTGCAAGAGAGATGCAAACTTGACTTCAAATGTTGTCACTGAGCTCATGGGTAAGCAACTGTTGAAATATGGAGCAGAGAGTCTCTGCATTGGAGAAGAATCACATTCATCTGTCTCAGAAATGCAGCATTTGGGATTTTCCAGTGTAAGGGGATTGCAGAAAACCTCTCTTTTCTCCATCAACAAGAAGAAGATCGTGTATGAACTTCACTACAGGGACCATTTCTTTGATTTTGTGTTTTCTAAGGATGTGGACAAGGTTTATGTCCCTGCTTTGCTTGTGCTTGAGGTTGAGCGTGTCCTTAAGCCGGGTGGAATTGGTGCTTTGCTTGTTCGTGGTGGTGAAAGTAATGATTCTTCTTCTACCAGCCACATTGAGCTGATGAAATCTGCTAAATCTTCCAGCATTGTGCATTTTGGTTATGTCAATGAGCATAGCCTTGTGGTTTTCAAGAAAAGATCTGAGATTGAAAGTGGAAAAAACACAAGCTTCTTTTTCTATCATCATGGTCTTCCTGCAGATTGTGCAAGTGTTACCTTCACCAAGCCTCTAATTGAGACAATGGAGCCTCTTGTGGAGGAAAGAGCAACTTCACCTGAGTATGATCAAATCAGCACATCGTATTTGCCTAAGTTTATGGACCTTTCTAATAGAAAGCGTTTGGTGTATGTGAATATTGGGGTAGAGGAATCGGTACCAAATGCAAATGTCACTGATTGGTTCCCACCATCTTATCCAATTGATCATAAAGCTTTCAATGTCTATTTTGTGCATTACAACACTTCAATCCTGTTGTCCTATGTGAAACAGCCTCGTGTCACTTTTGTTTATCATCCGGGTTTGGCTGGTAAGGCTGCACTTGCGGGTGCAGGCGTGGCCAAACCCGGTTTGGATCCTTTTCTGGGTGAGGAAGAGTTTGATTTCCATGCGTGGTTCAAGGAGACTGTGCAGAATGCAGATTTTGTGGTTCTGAAGATGAATGCAGGGGAAGTTGAAATGAAGTTCCTGTGGGATGTATTTGAGAGTGGAGCTATATGCTTTGTGGATGAGTTATTTCTAAGCTGCTCAGAGAGTGGAGATGGTGAAAGAAGCAGGGAACGATGCATGGACGTTTATAGGGGTCTTAGAAACAATGGTGTCTATGTTCATCAATGGTGGGATACTAAATTGCATCAAGGGACTTATATGTCATAG
- the LOC130719084 gene encoding uncharacterized protein LOC130719084: FGSSPLSLKNTRSLSSSSPTVPAAQHQQPSTQHSNHPRPPHTLPLFLTPPRHRPSTTPSHSEHALFPESHKSSFYFTLHGKPLPDDTPLSIPQITPLSTLVLQSRLRGGGGDGGATGAEFRDCYLKMYSEKKPDKVDPNEQRLSKWQNCALSNEPLREPCVIDKLGNIFNKEALVEALLGKKLPKEFGYIKGLKDMIMVRLSSIPRAEDGAKFQCPISGLELNGKYRFYALRNCGHVLSAKALKEVRSSSCLVCHEDYGEEDKVVINGNEDEVAALRERMEMEKTRL; encoded by the coding sequence TTTGGttcctctcctctctctctcaaaaACACACGCTCCCTCTCTTCCTCAAGTCCCACTGTCCCAGCCGCCCAGCACCAGCAGCCCAGCACCCAGCACAGCAACCACCCGCGGCCACCACACACGCTCCCTCTCTTCCTCACGCCGCCGCGCCACCGCCCATCAACCACGCCTTCGCACTCAGAACATGCCCTCTTCCCGGAATCACACAAATCCTCCTTCTACTTCACCCTCCATGGAAAACCCCTTCCCGACGATACCCCTCTCTCGATCCCCCAAATCACCCCTCTCTCCACCCTCGTTCTTCAATCCCGCCTCCGCGGCGGCGGAGGCGATGGCGGCGCAACGGGCGCCGAGTTCCGCGACTGCTACCTGAAGATGTACTCGGAGAAGAAGCCGGACAAGGTGGACCCCAACGAGCAGAGGCTGTCAAAGTGGCAGAACTGCGCGCTCTCGAACGAGCCCTTGAGGGAACCCTGCGTGATCGACAAGCTTGGGAATATCTTCAACAAGGAAGCGTTGGTGGAGGCTTTGCTCGGGAAGAAGCTACCCAAGGAGTTTGGGTATATCAAGGGTTTGAAGGATATGATCATGGTTCGGCTTTCTTCGATTCCTAGAGCTGAAGATGGGGCTAAGTTTCAGTGTCCTATTTCAGGGCTTGAATTGAATGGGAAGTATAGGTTTTACGCGTTGAGGAATTGTGGGCATGTTCTGAGTGCGAAGGCGTTGAAGGAGGTTCGGTCGTCGAGTTGTTTGGTTTGCCATGAGGATTATGGGGAGGAGGATAAGGTTGTGATTAATGGGAATGAAGATGAGGTTGCTGCTTTGAGGGAGAGGATGGAGATGGAGAAGACCAGGTTGTGA